One genomic segment of Musa acuminata AAA Group cultivar baxijiao chromosome BXJ3-3, Cavendish_Baxijiao_AAA, whole genome shotgun sequence includes these proteins:
- the LOC135633484 gene encoding chlorophyll a-b binding protein 8, chloroplastic-like translates to MATQAFLSSVDAGRQLLGGRPLRSAPSRSLGSSRKASFAVRAASTPPVKQGADRQLWFASKQSLTYLDGSLPGDYGFDPLGLSDPEGTGGFIEPKWLAYGEVINGRYAMLGAVGAIAPEIFGKLGWIPPETALPWFKTGVFPPAGTYNYWADPYTLFVLEMALMGFAEHRRFQDWANPGSMGKQYFLGLEKWLGGSGNPIYPGGPLFNPLGFGKDEKSMNDLKLKEVKNGRLAMLAILGYFAQAALTGVGPFQNLLDHLADPVHNNILTSFKFH, encoded by the exons ATGGCAACTCAGGCTTTTCTCTCCTCGGTGGACGCTGGAAGGCAGCTCCTCGGGGGAAGGCCCCTCCGGTCTGCTCCCTCGAGATCTCTTGGTTCTTCGAGGAAGGCTTCGTTCGCCGTCAGAGCAGCTTCCACGCCTCCCGTCAAG CAAGGAGCAGACAGACAGCTCTGGTTTGCGTCCAAGCAGTCCCTCACCTACTTGGACGGAAG CCTCCCCGGTGACTACGGCTTTGACCCCCTTGGCCTGTCGGACCCCGAAGGCACCGGAGGATTCATCGAGCCCAAATGGCTGGCCTACGGCGAGGTCATCAACGGGAGGTATGCCATGCTGGGCGCAGTAGGCGCCATCGCGCCCGAGATCTTCGGAAAGCTCGGGTGGATACCACCTGAGACCGCACTCCCCTGGTTCAAGACTGGCGTCTTTCCACCGGCCGGCACTTACAACTACTGGGCAGACCCCTACACGCTGTTCGTGCTGGAGATGGCGCTCATGGGGTTCGCGGAGCACCGGAGATTCCAGGACTGGGCAAATCCAGGCTCCATGGGGAAGCAGTACTTCTTAGGTCTCGAGAAGTGGTTGGGGGGGTCGGGAAACCCTATCTACCCTGGAGGACCTCTCTTCAACCCTCTCGGGTTTGGGAAGGACGAGAAGTCGATGAACGATCTGAAGCTGAAGGAGGTGAAGAATGGGAGGCTGGCCATGCTGGCCATCCTGGGCTACTTTGCGCAGGCGGCGTTGACCGGAGTTGGGCCGTTCCAGAACCTGTTGGATCACTTGGCCGACCCTGTGCACAACAACATCTTGACCAGCTTCAAGTTCCACTGA
- the LOC103976966 gene encoding phosphatidylinositol/phosphatidylcholine transfer protein SFH13 isoform X2 → MTFEKMKECSEGSFTYDERKETRPDVENYEDERRRTRIASLRKKALHASTKFSHSLKKRGKRKVDFRVPSFSIEDVRDAEEEQAVHAFRQELIAKELLPDKHDDYHTILRFLKARRFDFEKTIQMWAEMLRWREEFGTDLILEDFEFEELEEVLHYYPQGYHGVDKEGRPVYIERLGKVEPNKLMHITTIDRYLKYHVQEFERALHEKFPACSIAAKRHIGSATTILDVHGVGLKNFSKTARDLLLNMHKIDGDYYPETLHQMFIVNAGHGFKLLWNTVKGFLDPKTTSKIHVLGTRYQCKLLEAIDSSQLPEFLGGSCTCYGEGGCLRSNKGPWNDPVIMKIVNSVGAACIREIRHVSDGEQANASYRMRHQLKRRNSDTSTAESGSDADDLGSPVIFSTAEYTHLAPVNEEVRAADSTGYYFSRDEHLVSVFKPVESGGKGAGSALKSSTEIKDDGCAFATGTSNSLGGLSTDRHNTIKDDAEEGKLQYISRALMKLLVKVLSFLRIFRRRPERRLENVHPSDVSSLIPDNHTVSEAVKEDKVTPYIERLEKLELILNELSRKPAEIPQEKEHAILDSMNRIKNVEFDLHKTNKVLQSTVMKQLEIEATLESLNDTSVRRRKFC, encoded by the exons ATGACTTTTGAGAAAATGAAAG AATGTTCTGAGGGATCTTTTACTTACgatgaaagaaaagaaacaaggcCTGATGTGGAGAACTACGAGGATGAGCGCAGAAGAACAAGAATTGCGTCTCTTAGGAAGAAAGCATTGCATGCTTCCACTAAATTCTCTCATTCTCTGAAGAAGCGAGGTAAGAGGAAAGTTGATTTCAGGGTTCCTTCATTTTCAATTGAGGATGTGAGAGATGCTGAGGAGGAGCAAGCAGTTCATGCATTCCGGCAAGAACTCATTGCCAAGGAACTATTGCCTGATAAACATGATGATTATCATACGATACTCAG ATTCCTCAAAGCTAGGAGGTTCGACTTTGAGAAAACAATCCAAATGTGGGCTGAGATGCTTCGATGGAGAGAAGAATTTGGAACAGACTTGATTCTGGAG GACTTTGAGTTTGAAGAGCTGGAGGAGGTTTTGCACTATTATCCTCAGGGTTACCATGGAGTTGATAAGGAGGGAAGGCCTGTGTACATTGAGAGACTTGGGAAAGTTGAGCCCAATAAGCTTATGCACATAACTACAATAGATCGCTACTTAAAATATCATGTGCAAGAGTTTGAGAGAGCCCTGCATGAGAAATTTCCTGCATGCTCTATTGCTGCCAAAAGGCATATTGGTTCAGCGACAACAATACTAGATGTACATGGTGTG GGCTTGAAGAATTTCAGCAAGACAGCAAGGGATCTCTTGCTTAACATGCATAAGATAGATGGCGACTACTATCCCGAG ACGCTACACCAAATGTTCATAGTTAATGCTGGCCATGGTTTTAAGCTTCTCTGGAATACTGTAAAAGGATTTCTTGATCCCAAAACAACTTCAAAGATACAT GTACTAGGCACAAGGTACCAGTGTAAACTTCTTGAAGCAATCGACTCCAG CCAATTGCCAGAATTCCTAGGTGGTTCATGTACTTGCTACGGTGAAGGAGGGTGCCTCAGATCTAATAAAGGACCATGGAATGACCCAGTTATAATGAAG ATTGTAAATAGTGTTGGAGCAGCATGTATTAGGGAAATCAGACATGTATCTGATGGAGAACAGGCCAATGCCTCTTATCGTATGCGACATCAGTTAAAG AGAAGAAACAGCGATACGTCAACTGCCGAATCAGGATCTGATGCTGACGATCTAGGTTCTCCTGTCATATTTAGCACTGCTGAATATACTCATTTAGCCCCAGTTAATGAAGAA GTTAGAGCTGCAGATTCAACAGGTTACTACTTCAGCCGTGATGAACATTTGGTGTCAGTTTTTAAGCCTGTAGAATCTGGTGGAAAAGGAGCAGGATCTGCTTTGAAGTCATCCACTGAAATAAAAGATGATGGCTGTGCTTTTGCCACTGGAACATCAAATTCCCTAG GTGGCTTGTCAACTGATAGACACAATACTATCAAGGATGATGCCGAAGAAGGAAAACTACAATATATTTCTAGAGCATTGATGAAGCTGTTGGTAAAAGTGTTATCCTTCCTTCGAATTTTTCGAAGGAGACCAGAAAGGAGATTGGAGAATGTTCATCCATCAGATGTGTCGAGCCTGATACCTGATAACCATACAGTGAGTGAAGCTGTCAAGGAAGATAAAGTCACTCCTTACATAGAACGCCTCGAGAAGCTTGAGTTGATATTGAATGAACTTAGCCGCAAACCTGCAGAGATTCCACAAGAGAAAGAACATGCAATCCTGGATTCAATGAACAGGATAAAAAATGTTGAGTTTGATCTTCACAAGACAAATAAA GTACTGCAATCAACTGTGATGAAGCAATTGGAGATCGAAGCAACTTTAGAATCTCTAAATGACACCAGTGTTAGG AGAAGAAAATTTTGTTGA
- the LOC103976967 gene encoding photosystem I reaction center subunit V, chloroplastic has protein sequence MASTVFTPSFHGLRPLKPTDSCKLPQTRAVAVKPSRCARARKPGSIRSELNPSLVISLSTGLSLFLGRFVFFNFQRENVAKQGLPEQNGVTHFEAGDSRAKEFSALLKSNDPVGFNIVDVLAWGSIGHIVAYYILATSSNGYDPNFFG, from the coding sequence ATGGCTTCCACTGTCTTCACCCCCTCCTTCCATGGCCTCCGACCCCTCAAGCCGACCGACTCCTGCAAGCTGCCCCAGACGCGGGCCGTCGCCGTCAAGCCTTCCCGCTGCGCCCGCGCCCGCAAACCCGGTTCGATCCGGTCGGAGCTGAACCCGTCGCTGGTCATCAGCCTCAGCACCGGCCTCTCCCTCTTCCTGGGCAGGTTCGTCTTCTTCAACTTCCAGCGCGAGAACGTGGCGAAGCAGGGCCTGCCGGAGCAGAACGGCGTGACGCACTTCGAGGCGGGCGACAGCCGGGCGAAGGAGTTCTCCGCGCTGCTCAAGTCCAACGATCCGGTGGGGTTCAACATCGTGGACGTGCTTGCTTGGGGATCCATCGGCCACATCGTCGCCTACTACATCCTTGCCACCTCCAGCAATGGATACGATCCCAATTTCTTTGGTTGA
- the LOC103976970 gene encoding protein GAMETE CELL DEFECTIVE 1, mitochondrial — MLSSTRSLLFRRRLPRHLVSLVRSSPLPPRSTDPNVPFGSIALLSTRLRSLSSSSSGFGESGGGGEGESKDPWGGSDQPQSSSSSSSGGLDWGEASSWSTGLTKEHFDGEAVGRQVSPTSELKAQAKAMDDEDEILRMLEKDNKESKAFVNGWRERLMETYHLLKQVREPGVRGSYLKDSEKAEMYRLHKENPEVYTVERLAKDYRIMRQRVHAILWLKEMEEEEEKKRGKPLDDSVEILLDNFPEFFNSHDREFHVASLPYKPDFKIMPEDWDGTTRDRDEVLYEISVKEDQMLYEEFVQKLNFNKKKVAGEVKFHKYSRRRPSDGWSFTIEKLGVRDKRGSGGGFKFVSLPDGSSRALNEMEKMYVKRETPKRRRRILPPFK, encoded by the exons ATGTTGTCGTCGACACGCTCACTCCTCTTCCGTCGCCGCCTGCCCCGTCACCTCGTCTCCCTCGTCAGATCCTCCCCGCTTCCTCCTCGATCCACCGATCCAAACGTCCCATTCGGATCGATCGCTCTCCTCTCCACGAGGCTTcgttccctctcctcctcctcctccggcttCGGCGAGTCTGGAGGCGGCGGAGAGGGGGAGAGCAAGGATCCCTGGGGTGGTTCCGACCAGCCccaatcctcctcttcttcctcctccggcgGCCTCGACTGGGGAGAGGCGTCTTCCTGGTCCACGGGGCTGACGAAGGAACATTTCGATGGGGAGGCCGTCGGCCGCCAGGTCTCGCCGACGAGCGAGCTGAAGGCGCAGGCGAAGGCGATGGACGACGAAGATGAGATCTTGCGAATGCTTGAGAAGGACAACAAGGAGAGCAAGGCGTTCGTGAATGGGTGGAGGGAGCGGTTGATGGAGACGTACCATCTCCTGAAGCAGGTGAGGGAGCCCGGGGTCAGGGGGTCATACCTTAAAGATTCAGAGAAAGCGGAGATGTACCGGCTCCATAAGGAGAACCCGGAGGTGTACACGGTGGAAAGACTGGCGAAGGATTACCGGATCATGCGGCAGAGGGTGCACGCCATCCTGTGGCTGaaagagatggaggaggaggaggaaaagaagcGTGGGAAACCATTGGATGACTCGGTCGAGATCTTGCTGGACAACTTCCCCGA GTTTTTCAATTCCCATGATAGGGAATTTCATGTCGCCTCTCTTCCGTACAAACCTGACTTCAAGATCATGCCTGAGGACTGGGATGGCACCACAAGAGATCGTGACGAAGTTCTTTATGAAATCTCGGTGAAGGAAGATCAAATGCTGTATGAAGAATTTGTACAAAAACTGAATTTCAATAAGAAAAAA GTTGCTGGGGAGGTAAAATTCCACAAATATAGCAGGCGGCGGCCGTCAGATGGCTGGAGCTTTACCATCGAGAAGTTAGGTGTCCGTGATAAACGTGGTAGTGGTGGTGGttttaaatttgttagcttgcctgATGGATCAAGCCGTGCTCTGAATGAAATGGAAAAGATGTACGTGAAGAGAGAGACTCCCAAGCGTAGGAGGAGGATACTTCCTCCTTTCAAGTGA
- the LOC135632896 gene encoding WPP domain-interacting protein 1-like, which yields MASLGEIKVELNGEMGHEEPPRFVSPIEIGGGDPAREEKGCVSPAEDISSPGAVKANEDPLARSHSNPVGSRSGEATQVVPSKPAPLRGYGLKRRRRIRRDTNKDVISNVDSAQILGRRLSHAEPSKARDDNKHMSDGEGEGKGSAASLASMNIGGTPFLVAPTSLDPELDFLVTASGFSIGIDSENSDDHSSKSSTAASAPRLPYEAIGFGRDRSNTRIGGGKGSGHAVQQRGQRAKGGGINTGKKFRENRVKNEMENSYSSIESDLMSSNMSFVRVDSMGSYGKQSEKSINFDGEQSDDARLSGEVRSGFYIENGKVGDSSREDLYAHLSGEENNTKSENSQPGTDLDSFLESIVSLQSIKEALENEIQNIGGIAKDTISDDSDNQYEETEGTSSPSVEAKSAELNQKIGHLEGKLVEAVTNVNAKESKILELEAILKKKERECTNLSFLQEKCKVMEVELSNLLEKIIEAEIGYLVMTRTTQSWSVLAEDHISLLEEQRSPSGDPSKMMLTVNSAENKPMMLRRGAEELDKDISVTQEVLRLHGRVLKYSLCLSIETVILCIVFVLFIMQLLPSYNGVTPT from the exons ATGGCTTCTTTGGGTGAAATAAAGGTGGAGCTCAATGGAGAAATGGGCCATGAAGAGCCTCCTCGGTTCGTTTCCCCAATTGAGATAGGTGGTGGAGATCCAGCTCGGGAGGAGAAAGGGTGTGTTTCTCCAGCGGAAGATATTTCCTCTCCTGGGGCCGTGAAGGCAAACGAAGATCCACTCGCGCGATCACATTCGAATCCGGTGGGATCTCGTTCGGGTGAAGCGACCCAGGTGGTGCCGTCGAAGCCGGCCCCTTTGAGGGGTTATGGattgaagaggaggaggagaattagGAGGGATACGAAcaaagatgtaataagcaatgttGATTCTGCTCAGATTCTGGGACGCAGGCTTTCACACGCGGAGCCGTCAAAGGCTCGTGATGATAACAAGCACATGAGCGATGGAGAGGGTGAAGGTAAAGGTTCAGCTGCTTCATTGGCGTCGATGAACATAGGAGGCACTCCTTTTCTTGTCGCCCCCACCTCATTAGATCCAGAGCTCGATTTCTTAGTCACGGCTTCTGGTTTCAGTATAGGCATAGACTCTGAGAATAGTGATGACCATAGTAGTAAGTCATCTACAGCTGCAAGTGCTCCAAGGCTGCCGTACGAAGCTATTGGTTTTGGGAGGGACAGAAGCAACACAAGGATTGGTGGTGGAAAAGGATCAGGGCATGCTGTCCAACAAAGAGGCCAACGGGCAAAAGGAGGCGGAATCAATACTGGTAAGAAATTTAGAGAAAATCGAGTtaagaatgagatggagaacTCCTACTCGAGCATTGAATCTGACTTGATGAGTTCAAATATGTCTTTTGTGCGTGTGGACAGCATGGGTAGTTATGGGAAGCAGAGTGAGAAATCTATCAACTTTGATGGTGAACAGAGTGATGATGCTAGGCTAAGTGGGGAAGTTAGATCAGGTTTCTACATTGAGAATGGGAAAGTTGGAGATTCATCAAGAGAAGATTTATATGCGCATCTGTCAGGGGAGGAGAATAATACTAAAAGTGAGAACAGCCAACCAGGGACAGATCTTGATTCCTTTCTTGAATCAATTGTTTCTCTCCAATCGATAAAAGAAGCACTTGAAAATG AAATCCAAAATATTGGGGGAATTGCAAAAGACACAATATCTGATGATTCTGACAACCAATATGAAGAAACAGAAGGGACTAGCTCCCCAAGTGTCGAAGCCAAATCTGCTGAACTGAACCAGAAGATAGGGCATCTGGAAGGCAAATTAGTTGAAGCAGTAACCAATGTCAATGCCAAGGAATCAAAAATACTTGAGCTTGAAGCGATCCTCAAGAAGAAGGAAAGAGAATGTACCAATCTTTCGTTCCTTCAAGAGAAGTGCAAGGTGATGGAGGTTGAGCTTTCAAACCTGCTCGAGAAGATTATAGAGGCAGAAATCGGGTACTTGGTCATGACAAGAACTACTCAAAGTTGGAGTGTTCTAGCAGAAGATCACATTTCTCTTCTTGAGGAGCAGAGATCTCCATCTGGGGATCCGTCAAAGATGATGCTTACGGTGAACAGTGCTGAAAACAAACCTATGATGTTAAGAAGAGGAGCGGAGGAACTAGATAAGGATATATCAGTGACCCAAGAGGTCTTGAGACTGCATGGTAGAGTATTGAAGTACTCTCTTTGTCTTTCTATCGAGACGGTGATACTGTGTATTGTCTTCGTCTTGTTCATCATGCAATTATTGCCGTCATATAACGGTGTCACTCCCACGTAA
- the LOC103976966 gene encoding phosphatidylinositol/phosphatidylcholine transfer protein SFH13 isoform X1 has translation MTFEKMKECSEGSFTYDERKETRPDVENYEDERRRTRIASLRKKALHASTKFSHSLKKRGKRKVDFRVPSFSIEDVRDAEEEQAVHAFRQELIAKELLPDKHDDYHTILRFLKARRFDFEKTIQMWAEMLRWREEFGTDLILEDFEFEELEEVLHYYPQGYHGVDKEGRPVYIERLGKVEPNKLMHITTIDRYLKYHVQEFERALHEKFPACSIAAKRHIGSATTILDVHGVGLKNFSKTARDLLLNMHKIDGDYYPETLHQMFIVNAGHGFKLLWNTVKGFLDPKTTSKIHVLGTRYQCKLLEAIDSSQLPEFLGGSCTCYGEGGCLRSNKGPWNDPVIMKIVNSVGAACIREIRHVSDGEQANASYRMRHQLKRRNSDTSTAESGSDADDLGSPVIFSTAEYTHLAPVNEEVRAADSTGYYFSRDEHLVSVFKPVESGGKGAGSALKSSTEIKDDGCAFATGTSNSLGGLSTDRHNTIKDDAEEGKLQYISRALMKLLVKVLSFLRIFRRRPERRLENVHPSDVSSLIPDNHTVSEAVKEDKVTPYIERLEKLELILNELSRKPAEIPQEKEHAILDSMNRIKNVEFDLHKTNKVLQSTVMKQLEIEATLESLNDTSVRTLTLHQTILQTFKFVK, from the exons ATGACTTTTGAGAAAATGAAAG AATGTTCTGAGGGATCTTTTACTTACgatgaaagaaaagaaacaaggcCTGATGTGGAGAACTACGAGGATGAGCGCAGAAGAACAAGAATTGCGTCTCTTAGGAAGAAAGCATTGCATGCTTCCACTAAATTCTCTCATTCTCTGAAGAAGCGAGGTAAGAGGAAAGTTGATTTCAGGGTTCCTTCATTTTCAATTGAGGATGTGAGAGATGCTGAGGAGGAGCAAGCAGTTCATGCATTCCGGCAAGAACTCATTGCCAAGGAACTATTGCCTGATAAACATGATGATTATCATACGATACTCAG ATTCCTCAAAGCTAGGAGGTTCGACTTTGAGAAAACAATCCAAATGTGGGCTGAGATGCTTCGATGGAGAGAAGAATTTGGAACAGACTTGATTCTGGAG GACTTTGAGTTTGAAGAGCTGGAGGAGGTTTTGCACTATTATCCTCAGGGTTACCATGGAGTTGATAAGGAGGGAAGGCCTGTGTACATTGAGAGACTTGGGAAAGTTGAGCCCAATAAGCTTATGCACATAACTACAATAGATCGCTACTTAAAATATCATGTGCAAGAGTTTGAGAGAGCCCTGCATGAGAAATTTCCTGCATGCTCTATTGCTGCCAAAAGGCATATTGGTTCAGCGACAACAATACTAGATGTACATGGTGTG GGCTTGAAGAATTTCAGCAAGACAGCAAGGGATCTCTTGCTTAACATGCATAAGATAGATGGCGACTACTATCCCGAG ACGCTACACCAAATGTTCATAGTTAATGCTGGCCATGGTTTTAAGCTTCTCTGGAATACTGTAAAAGGATTTCTTGATCCCAAAACAACTTCAAAGATACAT GTACTAGGCACAAGGTACCAGTGTAAACTTCTTGAAGCAATCGACTCCAG CCAATTGCCAGAATTCCTAGGTGGTTCATGTACTTGCTACGGTGAAGGAGGGTGCCTCAGATCTAATAAAGGACCATGGAATGACCCAGTTATAATGAAG ATTGTAAATAGTGTTGGAGCAGCATGTATTAGGGAAATCAGACATGTATCTGATGGAGAACAGGCCAATGCCTCTTATCGTATGCGACATCAGTTAAAG AGAAGAAACAGCGATACGTCAACTGCCGAATCAGGATCTGATGCTGACGATCTAGGTTCTCCTGTCATATTTAGCACTGCTGAATATACTCATTTAGCCCCAGTTAATGAAGAA GTTAGAGCTGCAGATTCAACAGGTTACTACTTCAGCCGTGATGAACATTTGGTGTCAGTTTTTAAGCCTGTAGAATCTGGTGGAAAAGGAGCAGGATCTGCTTTGAAGTCATCCACTGAAATAAAAGATGATGGCTGTGCTTTTGCCACTGGAACATCAAATTCCCTAG GTGGCTTGTCAACTGATAGACACAATACTATCAAGGATGATGCCGAAGAAGGAAAACTACAATATATTTCTAGAGCATTGATGAAGCTGTTGGTAAAAGTGTTATCCTTCCTTCGAATTTTTCGAAGGAGACCAGAAAGGAGATTGGAGAATGTTCATCCATCAGATGTGTCGAGCCTGATACCTGATAACCATACAGTGAGTGAAGCTGTCAAGGAAGATAAAGTCACTCCTTACATAGAACGCCTCGAGAAGCTTGAGTTGATATTGAATGAACTTAGCCGCAAACCTGCAGAGATTCCACAAGAGAAAGAACATGCAATCCTGGATTCAATGAACAGGATAAAAAATGTTGAGTTTGATCTTCACAAGACAAATAAA GTACTGCAATCAACTGTGATGAAGCAATTGGAGATCGAAGCAACTTTAGAATCTCTAAATGACACCAGTGTTAGG ACATTGACCTTGCATCAAACAATTCTTCAGACTTTTAAATTTGTCAAATAG
- the LOC103976971 gene encoding probable protein phosphatase 2C 66 has translation MGSCLSSSSSPATVDRTLTAGPRGGGSSGLSRFRSRSWRGRKKAMKEKQKRGGGGRRRAAVDGSGEAEEDELDRVPGRMFLNGTSEAACLYTQQGRKGTNQDAMIVWENFSLTKDTIFCGVFDGHGPYGHMVSKKVRDSLPLKLSTQWRASLNSHESPDPNGSISGSMNSEETASMSIDDECGESLDVDENEKLPEMYLPLKQSFLKSFKSMDKELKFHPTIDCFCSGTTAVTVVKQGQDLVIGNIGDSRAIMGTRDKENNLTAVQLTVDLKPNLPREAARIQQCKGRVFALQDEPEVARVWLPNNDSPGLAMARAFGDFCLKDYGLISVPEISYRHLTEKDEFIVLATDGVWDVLSNKEVVDVVGSAPTRSTAARAVVDCAVRAWRLKFPTSKIDDCAVVCLFLKPISSSDPVQKCDSNRSDAESTETAVLVLADKEVTVKQETHELITVDVPTSALEPSYPVHSANEIVPVSEGPDLETVTERSQSTRSLADCISTTEEEEWSALEGITRVNSLLNLPRFLSGDKRSSSWKKWL, from the exons ATGGGCTCGTGCCTCTCGTCCTCCTCGTCGCCGGCGACGGTGGACAGAACCCTAACGGCGGGCCCCCGGGGAGGTGGCTCCTCGGGCCTCTCGCGGTTCCGATCAAGGAGCTGGAGGGGGCGGAAGAAGGCAATGAAGGAGAAGCAGAAGAGAGGAGGCGGGGGGCGACGGCGTGCGGCGGTCGACGGCAGTGGCGAGGCCGAGGAGGACGAGCTCGACCGCGTGCCCGGACGGATGTTCTTGAACGGCACCAGCGAGGCGGCATGCCTCTACACGCAGCAGGGAAGGAAGGGGACTAACCAGGACGCCATGATTGTGTGGGAG AATTTCTCTTTGACAAAAGACACCATTTTCTGTGGGGTTTTTGATGGTCATGGTCCGTATGGTCATATGGTTTCCAAGAAAGTCAGAGATTCTCTTCCTCTCAAGTTGTCCACCCAATGGAGAGCTAGTCTTAACAGTCATGAGAGTCCTGATCCAAATGGTAGCATCTCTGGGAGTATGAACTCTGAAGAAACAGCATCTATGAGCATAGATGATGAGTGCGGTGAATCATTAGATGTTGATGAGAATGAAAAATTGCCTGAGATGTATCTTCCGCTAAAGCAGTCTTTTCTCAAGTCTTTCAAGTCGATGGACAAAGAGTTGAAGTTTCACCCAACTATTGACTGTTTCTGCAGTGGAACTACAGCTGTTACTGTGGTAAAGCAG GGACAAGATCTTGTTATCGGGAACATTGGCGACTCAAGAGCGATAATGGGAACACGGGATAAGGAAAATAATTTGACTGCTGTGCAATTGACTGTTGATCTGAAGCCCAATCTTCCTA GGGAAGCTGCTAGAATCCAGCAATGCAAGGGACGAGTTTTTGCACTGCAGGATGAACCAGAAGTTGCACGAGTTTGGTTGCCAAACAATGACTCCCCTGGCTTGGCGATGGCCAGAGCTTTTGGGGATTTCTGTCTTAAAGATTATGGTCTAATATCAGTTCCAGAAATTTCATATCGTCACCTGACTGAGAAAGACGAGTTTATAGTTCTTGCAACTGATGGG GTCTGGGATGTTCTTTCCAACAAGGAAGTAGTTGATGTGGTTGGTTCTGCTCCCACTCGCAGCACTGCTGCAAGAGCTGTTGTTGACTGTGCTGTACGAGCCTGGCGACTCAAGTTTCCAACATCAAAAATTGATGACTGTGCTGTTGTCTGTCTATTCTTGAAACCCATTTCATCATCTGATCCAGTTCAGAAATGTGACTCCAACAGATCAGATGCTGAGTCAACAGAGACAGCAGTCTTGGTTCTTGCAGATAAAGAAGTCACAGTCAAGCAAGAAACACATGAATTAATTACTGTTGATGTTCCAACTTCTGCTTTGGAACCTTCTTATCCTGTTCACAGTGCAAACGAGATCGTCCCAGTATCAGAGGGACCTGATTTGGAAACTGTGACCGAAAGATCCCAGTCTACCAGGAGCCTTGCCGACTGTATATCCACCACAGAGGAGGAGGAGTGGTCTGCCTTAGAAGGTATCACCAGGGTGAACTCCCTACTTAATCTTCCAAGATTTTTATCTGGTGATAAGAGATCCTCGAGTTGGAAAAAATGGTTGTAA